From the genome of Uranotaenia lowii strain MFRU-FL chromosome 1, ASM2978415v1, whole genome shotgun sequence, one region includes:
- the LOC129737644 gene encoding uncharacterized protein LOC129737644 — translation MIRPEGAAAAAGAGAATMPVTFSFESFNPAAGKFNRWLDRLQISFRIYKVADVNKRDYLLYFMGGAAYEILCNKLMDEPPLEKSCDQIVTILKNHFTPAPLEILENFKFQSCKQLEHETLSDYLMDLEKLAQTCNFEAHLNKAIRNQFVFGIRIRVIQSRLLEVRDLTLERAKEVAFGMEMSFRGTDEMHGFRLRPSAEVKYIEHGKTKKKKSNNQQSSTNSTAAASSKKFDGQKRTGYRCGDDGHLADKCIYVTTKCKFCNKKGHLEKVYQSKRKEKMRKDDEHHP, via the coding sequence ATGATCCGTCCGGAaggtgctgctgctgccgctggGGCCGGTGCTGCTACTATGCCGGTGacattttcattcgaatcgttcaACCCAGCTGCTGGAAAGTTCAATCGGTGGTTGGACCGATTGCAGATTTCGTTCCGGATCTACAAAGTAGCCGATGTAAACAAACGGGACTACTTGCTGTATTTCATGGGCGGTGCGGCCTACGAAATCCTGTGCAACAAGCTGATGGACGAGCCGCCACTGGAGAAAAGCTGCGATCAAATAGTGACGATTCTCAAGAACCACTTCACTCCTGCTCCGTTGGAAATACTCGAAAACTTTAAGTTCCAAAGCTGTAAACAATTGGAACATGAAACGTTGAGCGACTATCTGATGGATTTGGAGAAATTAGCCCAGACTTGCAATTTCGAAGCCCACCTAAACAAAGCTATCCGGAACCAGTTCGTTTTCGGAATCCGGATCCGCGTTATCCAATCGCGATTGCTGGAAGTGCGCGATTTAACACTCGAGCGGGCGAAGGAGGTTGCGTTCGGTATGGAGATGTCGTTCCGTGGGACCGACGAAATGCATGGTTTCCGTCTTCGGCCGTCTGCTGAAGTGAAGTACATCGAGCACGGCAAAACCAAGAAGAAGAAAAGCAACAATCAACAATCTTCAACCAACTCGACTGCAGCTGCGTCGTCGAAAAAGTTCGATGGCCAAAAGAGAACAGGTTACAGATGCGGCGAtgatggtcatttggccgacaAATGCATATATGTGACTACCAAGTGCAAGTTCTGCAACAAGAAGGGACATCTCGAAAAGGTTTACCAGTCGAAAAGGAAGGAAAAGATGAGAAAAGACGATGAACATCATCCGTAG